TGGTTTGACCATTTTCTACCGGAAAGCATCAGAGAGGACGCGAAGACGGCCTTTCAAAAGTTACTTGTGCGAGATACAAGGCAGGTTGAGTATCATGAGAATAGCGTCTTGAGCAAGAACGGCGAGGAGCGCGTTGTCGCGTGGCATAATGTAATCCTTACGGATGAAGCAGGCGCCGTTACTGGAATCCTTTGTTCGGGACAAGATGTCACTGAGCACAAACGAGTCGAGAAGTTGCTGGAGAAACGGACGAGGGAATTAGTAGCCCATAGCAAGCAGATTCAATGCCTGTTCGGCATTTCTCGGCTTGTTGAGCAGCCAGATAGCTCGTTGGCGACAATATTGCAGGGCACAGTCGAGCTTATTCCTGCAGGCCTGCGGTATTCAGAACTTGCCTGCGCGCGAGTGATACTGGATGACAAGGAATACAGGACCCCCAATTTCGCAAAGAGCAAATGGAAACAGGCGCGAGACATCATGGCGCATGGCGACCGAATCGGCTCATTAGAGATTTATTATCCGGAGGACGAGCTGAAAGAGACCGAAAAGCCGTTCGCCAATGAAGAGAGAGATCTCGTCAATGCCATAGCCGAACGGTTGGGAAGTATTATTGAGCGCGCGCGAATCGAGGAAGCGCTTGAGGCCGAGCGAAGGCAACTCATTTCAATGTTCGACAGCCTGGATGAGGTGGTTTACGTCGCCGATCCGGCTACGCACGAAATTCTCTATATGAACTCTCCGGCAAGAGAGCAATGGGGGGTGGGCGTCGGAGAAAAATGTTATCGCGTGCTACAAAACCTCGATTCCCCCTGCCCGTTCTGCACGAATGATCGCATTTTTGGCGAGAACATCGGCCAGCCATACGTATGGGAGTTCCAAAACCCGGTCAATCGGCACTGGTACCACTGCATCGACAGGGCCATCCGCTGGCCCGATGGGCGCATGGTCCGCTTCGAAATGGCCATAGACATCACCGAACACAAACTTGCGGACTTGCAGATTCAGGCCCTCTCTTCGAAAGTGATACAAGCCCACGAGATGGAACGGAAGCTGGTTGCGCAGGATATCCATGACAGCGTTGGGGCCGGCCTGGCCACCATCAAATACAGCCTCGAGCGGCAGGTCATGAGCATGGATGAAGGCGCTGTTCCTGACCAGGCGTCCTTCAAACAAATCATTGCGACCCTCCAGCGAACTATCGAGGAATCCCGCAGAATTTCTACAAACCTGAGGCCGTCCATACTGGATGATTTAGGACTTTTGCCGACGATAAGCTGGCTGTGTCGGGAATTTCAGGCGGTTTACTCTACCATCCATATTGATAGACAAACCGACGTGCAGGAGAACGAAATCGGCGAGCCTTTAAAGATAGTGATCTTAAGAATCCTGCAA
The nucleotide sequence above comes from Candidatus Abyssobacteria bacterium SURF_5. Encoded proteins:
- a CDS encoding PAS domain S-box protein; translated protein: MKKSARTKNQLLEEIHSLKARLAHLEQTQSECQDAAKGLREESEKAQRYIGIAEVMFLALDAEGTVTFANRKTCEVLGYEKEEILGKNWFDHFLPESIREDAKTAFQKLLVRDTRQVEYHENSVLSKNGEERVVAWHNVILTDEAGAVTGILCSGQDVTEHKRVEKLLEKRTRELVAHSKQIQCLFGISRLVEQPDSSLATILQGTVELIPAGLRYSELACARVILDDKEYRTPNFAKSKWKQARDIMAHGDRIGSLEIYYPEDELKETEKPFANEERDLVNAIAERLGSIIERARIEEALEAERRQLISMFDSLDEVVYVADPATHEILYMNSPAREQWGVGVGEKCYRVLQNLDSPCPFCTNDRIFGENIGQPYVWEFQNPVNRHWYHCIDRAIRWPDGRMVRFEMAIDITEHKLADLQIQALSSKVIQAHEMERKLVAQDIHDSVGAGLATIKYSLERQVMSMDEGAVPDQASFKQIIATLQRTIEESRRISTNLRPSILDDLGLLPTISWLCREFQAVYSTIHIDRQTDVQENEIGEPLKIVILRILQEALNNIAKHSGASLAHLSLSKTPGGIELTIRDNGIGFDPQAVKKDITLSSGLGLASMKERAELSGGAFRVESVVGSGTRIRAIWPNEEGAIS